The stretch of DNA AGGATTTTTCACTTTGGTGTCACCTGCAGGTGATAACAGAGAAGCAAATTACATACACTATTTGTTCCACCAGAGCACATGAATATGCAAAGAATGAGCTGCAAAATTATGTAGGGAAAGCGTTGGCTTCTAATCACAGGTGGGATATGATCAAGCAATTTCACTGGAGCTGCAATATGAACAGCAAAAAACTGATTTAGGACTTAAGTTATTAATATTTTTGCAAAGCATTATTCAAAGGGGATTGATAATACTACCTAACCAAACTGACAAATCCCCATCAAAATCTCAATttcctatactatatataaaatatgttttgttacTAATTTTGTGTCCTGTGACTACTTATATTTACCATGAGCgcgcaggtccatagccaccaCCCTGCAGTGGATCCTGCTGCATATGACGGCCTGCAAAAACGCATACGAAAAACGTTTGAATCAAATAGTGCACAGCAAGCATGCCgaaagaaaagaacaacttcatGAATATGCCACATTATGTTGGTGTGTATTTCAAACATACGATTTACAGAGTCTCTGTCATAGTTATTATGCTCACAGTGAACACAGCCCAGGAGAGTGCAGAGTGGCCTCCTCCATGGAGCAGAAGCAGCACGGGACCATTGGCACCACTGCAGTAAAGTCTGAAAATGTTCAAGGTAGTCAAGGAAACGCATACCAAAGCTGTGCTACagattaaaaaagtaaatagaTACTGCTCAAAATAGAATCAAAATGAATTGTATAAACTGCTTATCTTCTATACTAAGTTAAAGTTAGATAGAACACTGGTACAAAGAAGTGGTCACATCTGAAATGACCTAGTTGGATTTAAATGCTCTGGGTGATTGCCACACAAAAAGTTTCAATAACTCAtgcttattttgttttcttctgacAAACACAAGCAGCAGTCAAGGATATATCTTTGCCATTTTCATTTTCCACCTCAACATCTTCCATGGTTTCAAAGTACTGACTCCAGAGCAGGGGGGAGAAATCTCTCTTCCGTCCAGGTCTGTATCAAAAAATAAAGCACaagcaaaatgtaaaataatctcATATTGCAGTAGGattattaaaacacaacaaccgTGAAAAGGGAGGTTTTTATAAATTGTGAAATTCAATAAAATATTATTCAGCAAGACCACACAGTGTCATTCCTCCTCAAATCATTATGTCTTCAACTCAAACTTAAAGCATGTAGCTGAGTATTTCTAATGCTCTGGCTGCTGGCTATTTAACAGAGTGGAAAACTGAGGACTTTTTTAAGGGTAATGTTTTAGGGTGTAATTTCAGTTTTTTGCACACACCCAAGACAGCTTGGATACTGCTTGATTCAAACCCCATATATACATCACTGtcaatgtatataatatatagttacaTGTCTAACAAAAGCAACAACTTGTTCATACAAGTATTGTAACATCATGGTGATGTGAACAAGCAATAACAAGCTAGAACGAGCCCTGGCCTTCACTAAGCTACACAAGCTGTGCTAATGAAAACTGAATGTGGCCCAAACCCTGCAGTTGGACTTGGACCTGTTCACAATAACATCTAACATATCTTTGGAGACTACTCAAGATTATGACATGATATACTATGTTCAGAGACACTGCTTTTCATGTGTCTCGTATGCTCACTGACATATAACGTTATATGGTaattttggttaaaatcaataGATACTGCCAGAATGAACGGAGTTTAACCTTAATATATATAATGCTTAGGTTGTATTCCAAACATATGAGCTAAATCGCGCTTGATCGAAGCTCTAGAagcaacagctaacgttagcttaattaACTAGCTAACGCGATCAGTTCTGCTATCCTGTCCTTTAACAATCTGTTAAGATACGAGTCCAATGTAACAGAGAGCAAATGATGTGATGGCggataatataaaatgtaacgttagacagccagcAGAGTTGAAAGCATTCTATTAAgatactaacgttagctagcgaaCTCACCCCATTTTCATTTTGGAGCCGCCTGACTGGAAACCACCTGCCATCGGAGGTCTGGAGGGTAACAGGTTTAAATGCAACTGTTTCTCCATGTTGTCGAAAGCGGGGTCTGTCTCTGTCAGGAACTGTTTATTAAACAGTGTTTAATACGACCTTCCCTCTATTTCGCAGCATATGATTTCCTACGACACCTGCACGACGCTAGCCTGGCATTGGATAAATTCAACTACGTTTCTCTGACAAgcttcttcttctgctgctgcGTTTGGGTGGgcgtcttctttgattttctttcttttttagcaTAGCGTGGAGCTTTTAAAGCATTACTGCCATCTGCTGACTACGAaatcacacacaacacatcagTCGTTTACAACAACCTTTGATTGTTTGCCCACTGTTTGAAGATTGGGGACAGCTTGTTCAGCTTATGTTCATAGTAAAAATGTATCATAATTTCATCAAAAAACGGAGAGGTGCTTTTCTGTACTGTACTTCCACAAACTTTCTCAGCAGAGAAATGAGAACATTTCAAGAAATAAAAACTCACatccaaaatacatttcacatTCATCCAGCTGGAATTTACACATAAGTAATGAAATGACTACACAAATGTTGTTGCTGTCAAAAGCTACAGCTCATTTTAGGATTACGTTACATGCATATATTCTGGTTAAGCCTACTTTTAAACACAAGGTGGCACCAGTGCTCTCTTCACAGACAATTTAGTTAAAGTGACACTCTATCTATTTTCCACATGAAGTTCAGTTTATTCATCACGGTAGTCCTACACAGTCTGTGAAAACATTTGTACattgtcttctgtggctctgaaGGAGCTTGTCAGCTTAGActtgtttttgttcattttttgtaGTGTCTTTTATGTTTTCAGCTTGATGCCTGCattctgtctgttgttctgtctttatttactattttgtgttctgttgtgaagcactttgtgacatCTGCTCTTTAAAGGTACTATGAATAAtcttattattatcatattgtCAAGTCTTAAATAATAACTCTGGTGATGTCATAGTGAAGTCATCAGGGTTATATGCATTTGGAGACTACACATGTATAACAGAAGACCTGTGTTATAAACTAGAGGGGtggagtttgaaagatgtgAGTGTTTACCAGTCAGGGAGGGTCTAATGAAAGACACTACTGAGTTgtttcatgggaaatgtagttttattgtagttttatttttatatatatatatcaatgtAGCATCTGCTACATTGAGTTCGACCAATTTAGTTTTTGGAGTCTCTCACAAGTCCATCAACTTTATGGTTTTGCACTTTAAACCACTGGAGAACCCTTTGAAGAACATGtcagtatgctgaaaaaaacaaatatagccTAAGTACAGTGCAGAAAAGTGTGTTCGCTGCTAGTGACCTCTTGAGGAATATCCAATAATAGTAGTATGAATAatggtaagaaaaaaaatcagcagGGGATATGGTGTTGTTATGATTACTGGGACTGCAGTTTATTGAACACTAAAGTTTCAGTTTCAGTCTTGTAATTTGTGTCACTGTTATTCAATAGGAGACATTTGTGAGACTTGTTAATGTGGTTAAATAAAGAGTATGTTGAGACAGCTGATGGTCTACAGTTGCACAGACTCACTAATTTGATTGCGAGAGACACAAGATCAGACATGATAAACATTGTGAATAGACATAATTGGTCACATACACTTTTACCTTAGACTTTGGGACAAAGATGCCTTCAGCGATCATTGGGAGGACTCAGGTGATACTTATCTGTGATACTTATCTTATTCAGTCAACACTAACACAAACATGAAGCATGTAGGGCGAAGGTCACAGTGTGCAGATACTTTGTCTCCTCCAATGAAGGCTGAAATATAAGCTTTTAGACCAACAATGCCAGTAAAAGCTAAGTATGAACAAACAGCAAACAGCTGAGTTGTTTCTCAGTGAAAATATCTCTCTACGTGATCGTGAAATGCAAATGGTTCTGTGAATGAAGAAAACAGGCCATATTTGTGTGCTCCACTAACCTTTCCAGTGACACAGTGGCTGAGTTTATTTATTggcctttatttatagtgtAATGGAGATTAACTGTTTCAAAGTTCTTGGTATTTAAAGTGGCAGGAGGACGGAGTGGTGACGATAGCCTGCATGCTCAGTTTCCTTTTCAGGGGCTGTCTGTGAGGTCACTGTGAACTGGTTGAAGCTGGACTAGCGAGCTGTTTACTGGTCTCACTGTGCTCAAAGGTTATTCACATAGTGTTCTCATGAGCCTTTTTAGCATAGGTTCAGCCTCTTCTGAACCGTTCTTGAGGTCGCtggtaataatttaaataattaaataatgaaacaattgaaaaagtaaatataataaatacgAAAAAGCAAAAAAGGGCACACACCCATATATGCACCTAAAAACCACCTCATGCTAGTGGAGCCAAAATCCTAACCGGCAGCCCACATGAGGTCCTCAGTCAATACTTATGGCCACTTTAGCTGGAAATACTTTAAATAGTGGAACATGTGTCAAAGGTGAAGATCATTTGCAGAACCAAGACTTTTCATCAGCATTACTTAAAAGAACAACTTCATGTGTGTTGGGAATATGAAATGAATTCTATTAATAGACAGTAATGTCTATACATTATTGAAGTAGCCTACTCAGACACAGTATTAAGACAAACAGATAAAGCAGCAGTAAATGGGGAAAATGCCTGTGTGCATGTCACAATGTAAAGAACTAGCAGTGCAGTTTTGGGACTAGAACAACATGTTCGCACATGAAGCAGCAGGTGAAACATTAGATATGAGAAGACAGCTTTGCACAGTCAACCGCATGGCGTGACGTAAGCTTGCTGCTGCCTTGTCCTGGAGCTGCTATGGAAAGTCACATGCGTAGAGGCATGCAGACACCCATTACTGACAAAGTGTCTCTCTTACACTTTCCATTCAACATCCAGTCCTCTCTGTGGGTGCTGCGAGTTTGCCTGTACATATGCTTACTGTATGGCTTGAATGATAACAGATGCTATGTGCATTCACCCACCCGCCCTCGTTCACCATATGGATTGGCTGAGAAGCATGGCGGTTCCTTTGCCTGGAACATTTTGTAACTTTAATACTTGCAGAGAGGAGGAATAAAGGAAAAATAAGGAAAAATCCACAATTAGTATTGCATTTTGCTGCGGGGCACTAACACTGAGAAAAGGATGTGGAGCAATTGTTATCCACCACAGAGATCTGGTCAGCTATTCAAATGCCCCATGAAAACATTTAGAGAATCCAGACAGGCCTCTCTGTCTTATTGGCCACATATATCAACCAATAGAAACATGAGGTATGTTCCTTGATGTCCGTGTAGTAATATGAGCTGGTATCCCCACATGTTGTGTGAAATGTTATGTAAACTCCAAGCTCTGGGTTTAAAACTTTAATATATTCATGTCAGCAGGTTTTACTGTGAAATTAGCTGTGAAACAACTATAAAATATTCTCAATGTTCATATGTGCTCATAGAGTGTGAGTCAATGCCAGACTACCATGATAACACTGTTAGGAGCCAATCAACAAGTGCTCAAATATCATGCTGTGTCTCACAGACTGGTAAACATGAGATATACATAACAGGTGTGTACAACTTGTCAGGCTACCCCGCGGTCATGTGCAAAGGTGTCTATAAATTCAACCGCTTCTTATTCAACAGAAAGCACACAGCACGAGACGGGGACACTGAAGGGACTAACTGCCTAAAGGATTGTATATTCTCTCCACTGTTCTGGATTATAACTTTCCTGGGAACCTATTTAGGTAAACATTTACACAAAGATAACAGtgatttttagaaaaaaaatcatgcacCTTTTTCATGAGTTTAGACTCAACCTATGTCGCTTGATATTTACGTAGTAGATTAAAAACCAAAGCAATGAAAAATATCATTACTGCATTTTAGATCTTGatattgattttattattaatatttaaattctTGAATTATTGAAAATGTTGTAGGTCTGAACTTAGGTATAATGTATCACTCAGTTATCATAATGATACCACTATTAATGAAATGCATGTAACCAACAATACAAATTCCCCTTGGATGATAAGTAGATAAATGCTTGTTTTTGCAGTGAGTGGTGGTATGCTGGCCGACTCACTTCGAACAGAGTTTATGGCCCGAGGCATTTCCACAACAGAACCTCTTCCAAAAACTAGTGTACTTCTCGAGGAAACTTGAAGCTTTTCTTTACCCTCATTTACAGGTACGCACATTGTTTAGCACGGACACAAATGTTAGTGGACTCAGTATTACAAGTACAATCAGGTTTTACCAcagttactgtactgtacaatgAGAACAAACAGAAGTGATTAAATGTGAGAAAATAAGAACAGTtatattctgtgtgtgtctgtcttgatCTGAGTAATGACTTTCTTTAGTGTGTGTGGTTTGATATACACAGAAGTCCTGGGAAATAGCATTAAGAGCAGATTTTTCCATTTGTGTCATCAACCTATAGGTGTAAGAAATGGTTGGCATGAAACCCAAAGACGTGGTGCCCTCTGCGGCAGTTAAGTTCTTTGGCGCAGGCACGGCGGCTTGCATTGCTGATCTAATCACCTTTCCATTGGATACCGCCAAAGTCAGATTACAGGTTAGAAGCAGGAGGCTTGACACATTTTACCTTCAGATTTTGTTCCAAATATGTCTTAACCTGCTGCTAACAATCCTTGCTTATCATTCTATTACCCAGATTCAGGGGGAGTCTCAAAAAGTTGAAGGGGCTAGTACAATGAAGTATCGGGGAGTGTTTggcaccatcaccaccatgtGGCGTACAGAAGGGCCCAGAAGTCTTTACAGTGGACTGGTGGCAGGACTTCAGAGACAAATGAGCTTCGCCTCTATCCGAATTGGCCTTTACGACTCCATGAAGCAATTCTACACTCGAGGCACTGAGAGTGAGTTGCATAAACCGAGTATCATTGTGTCATACAAACAAGGTGGTTTCTCTCCCACTGCTTCATTGTGACTAATACACTCATGCTGCACAGGTGCTGGGATCGTTACTCGGCTTATGGCGGGCTGTACCACAGGAGCCATGGCTGTGGCTTTAGCACAACCAACAGATGTGGTGAAGGTGCGTTTCCAAGCTCAGGTACGACTAGCTGATGGCGGGAGAAGATACAACAGCACCTTGAACGCCTACAAGATGATTGCCCGAGATGAGGGAGTACGGGGCCTTTGGAAAGGTGCTTGTCAAGTTACttgttaatatatatatatatatatatatatatatatatatatatatatatataggaaaaTGCTTTATATCTATTTCTAATCATGAAAAGCCCCTCCACTGGTTTTGAAGTAACcgtctctctcctttctcttagGTTGTATGCCCAACATCACTCGTAATGCCATTGTAAACTGTGCAGAGCTGGTGACCTATGACCTGATTAAAGAACTCATCCTGAAGTATGGCC from Sander lucioperca isolate FBNREF2018 chromosome 13, SLUC_FBN_1.2, whole genome shotgun sequence encodes:
- the LOC116064712 gene encoding mitochondrial uncoupling protein 2-like, encoding MVGMKPKDVVPSAAVKFFGAGTAACIADLITFPLDTAKVRLQIQGESQKVEGASTMKYRGVFGTITTMWRTEGPRSLYSGLVAGLQRQMSFASIRIGLYDSMKQFYTRGTESAGIVTRLMAGCTTGAMAVALAQPTDVVKVRFQAQVRLADGGRRYNSTLNAYKMIARDEGVRGLWKGCMPNITRNAIVNCAELVTYDLIKELILKYGLMTDNLPCHFTAAFGAGFCTTVVASPVDVVKTRFMNSADGQYRSAINCALTMVRNEGPTAFYKGFMPSFLRLGSWNIVMFVTYEQIKRGMTKTQQYWESPL